A section of the Phycodurus eques isolate BA_2022a chromosome 4, UOR_Pequ_1.1, whole genome shotgun sequence genome encodes:
- the hacl1 gene encoding 2-hydroxyacyl-CoA lyase 1, whose product MDEVTGAQLIAESLMNQKVKYIFGIVGVPVIEVAMAAQAAGIKYVGMRNEQAACYAASAVGYLTGRPGTCLVVSGPGLIHALGGMANSNMNCWPVVVIGGSSDRSQETAGAFQEFPQVEACRLYSKFSARPSSLEAIPSVIEKAVRTSMYGRPGACYVDIGGDMVNAKVDRSKVRFVHCCPPPPVCLAEHNAVTEAIAVLKSAKRPLVIIGKGAAYGRAEVALRDFVELTHLPFLPTPMGKGVLPDDHPDCVAAARSRALLQTDVVLLLGARLNWILHFGLPPRFDSNVKVIQVDLCPEEMGNNVRPAVALLGDINAVVHQLHECLLKDGWNYPSDTEWWSTLKEKMASNAKISNALALRSTLPMNYYTVFHHISRLLPHDCLIVSEGANTMDIGRTMLNNYLPRRRLDAGTFGTMGVGPGFAIAAAVVERSENKGRRIVCVEGDSAFGFSGMEVETMCRYSLPIVVIVVNNNGIYSGVDPETWKEMAKMGDLTSIAPPVTLLPEARYDQVMTAFGGRGFLVRTVEELCNALQLSLSEWERPSLLNVLIDPSSDRKQQEFPWLTRSNL is encoded by the exons ATGGACGAAGTGACAGGAGCTCAGCTCATTGCTGAGTCTCTTATGAATCAG aaagtaaaatacatttttgggattGTCGGCGTTCCTGTCATTGAAGTAGCCATGGCTGCTCAGGCTGCAGGGATCAAATACGTTGGGATGCGCAATGAACAAGCG GCGTGCTATGCCGCATCCGCTGTTGGATACCTCACTGGGAG ACCAGGTACCTGCTTGGTGGTGTCAGGACCTGGACTCATTCATGCTCTGGGTGGAATGGCCAACTCTAACATGAATTGCTg GCCGGTGGTTGTTATTGGGGGCTCTTCAGATAGAAGCCAAGAGACAGCAGGGGCCTTTCAAGAGTTTCCCCAG GTGGAAGCATGTCGTCTGTATAGCAAATTCTCCGCAAGGCCAAGCAGTCTGGAAGCCATCCCTTCAGTGATTGAGAAG GCTGTTCGCACAAGCATGTATGGGCGTCCAGGCGCTTGTTACGTGGACATTGGGGGGGATATGGTGAATGCCAAAGTGGACAGAAGCAAAGTCAG ATTTGTCCACTGTTGCCCGCCTCCTCCCGTCTGTTTGGCCGAACACAATGCAGTGACGGAAGCCATCGCTGTTTTGAAATCAGCTAAAAGACCTTTAGTCATCATTGGCAAAG GTGCAGCCTATGGCCGAGCAGAAGTCGCCCTGAGGGACTTTGTGGAATTGACCCACCTGCCGTTCCTTCCCACCCCTATGGGGAAGGGAGTGCTGCCCGATGATCATCCCGATTGTGTGGCGGCTGCGCGCTCAAG AGCTCTTCTACAGACAGATGTTGTGCTTCTTCTTGGAGCCCGACTCAACTGGATCCTCCATTTCGGTCTGCCGCCTAGATTTGACTCAAATGTCAAGGTCATCCAG GTTGACCTTTGCCCTGAGGAGATGGGAAACAATGTCAGGCCTGCTGTTGCTCTCCTGGGGGACATCAATGCTGTCGTCCACCAG CTGCATGAGTGTCTATTGAAAGATGGCTGGAACTATCCTTCTGACACCGAATGGTGGAGCACACTAAAGGAGAAAATGGCCAGCaatgcaaaaatatcaaat GCGCTCGCTCTCAGGTCAACGCTACCCATGAACTACTACACGGTGTTTCACCACATCTCACGGCTGCTGCCGCACGACTGCCTAATTGTCAGCGAGGGCGCCAACACCATGGACATCGGACGCACTATGTTGAATAACTATTTACCGCGACGCCG GTTGGACGCCGGCACATTTGGAACAATGGGAGTGGGCCCTGGTTTTGCTATCGCCGCAGCTGTTGTGGAGAGGAGCGAGAATAAGGGCCGAAGGATTGTCTGCGTGGAAGGGGACAGTGCTTTTGGCTTTTCTGGTATGGAGGTTGAAACCATGTGCAG GTACAGCCTACCAATAGTCGTGATTGTGGTGAATAACAATGGTATATACAGCGGAGTGGATCCTGAGACGTGGAAAGAAATGGCAAAAATGGGGGATCTGACCAGCAT CGCACCCCCTGTGACCCTCCTGCCTGAGGCGCGCTACGACCAGGTGATGACAGCCTTTGGCGGGCGCGGTTTCTTGGTGAGGACGGTGGAAGAGCTGTGTAACGCTTTGCAGCTCAGCTTGAGTGAGTGGGAGCGGCCAAGTCTTCTCAACGTGCTCATCGACCCTTCATCAGACAGAAAGCAACAG GAGTTCCCTTGGCTGACCCGTTCCAACTTGTAG
- the ubxn11 gene encoding UBX domain-containing protein 11 → MSSPLSLLKKTRRTPLQCEESTRRGQRENLSTERPSEDFLAGKRFPAPVLCCEKSGAAPGDVELMSSMAQRLTLLERMVTSQKEEIARRDNVISLLREKLKAKEDSESGHVESCSHLEGRCKQLQHQVDDMESFLNDYGLIWVGDKKLSTSVVRDFRMDFDLVVQMIKELNVLAGEPFVRSTPTGAQLARNDPVQLKLYSNGIVMFNGPFRSYQENSTQQCMQDLMEGYFPSELQGRFPDGVPFEVHDRREEEFVLRAPYDKFPGKGQAVREKKEERSIKVSSQFPGKRLRTNQFLNRLPKVMVKAGRVIDIRDSGSPDTCNSCSAIIVNTPALQAMEDSMHTITSDRPFSARNIVTLKVKSEDGDCTYLLNMGISETVGHLRQHLDTYRGHNLAGYDIISAYPQCHYHDDCQALGSCGLTTNATLLLRGRKNTNKSSI, encoded by the exons ATGAGTTCGCCTTTGTCGTTACTAAAGAAAACGAGGCGCACTCCGCTTCAGTGTGAAGAAAGTACCAGACG GGGCCAAAGGGAGAATCTGTCAACAG AAAGGCCCTCAGAGGACTTCCTGGCCGGAAAAAGGTTCCCCGCCCCAGTGTTATGCTGTGAAAAGTCAGGCGCTGCGCCAGGTGACGTTGAGCTGATGTCTTCCATGGCGCAGCGGCTGACCTTGCTTGAGAGGATGGTCACAAGCCAAAAAGAGGAGATAGCACGCAGG GACAATGTTATTTCACTGTTGAGGGAGAAACTGAAAGCTAAGGAAGACTCAG AGAGTGGCCATGTTGAGAGTTGCAGTCATCTTGAGGGAAGGTGCAAACAGCTGCAGCACCAAGTGGATGACATGGAG AGCTTCCTGAATGACTATGGTTTGATCTGGGTGGGAGACAAGAAGCTCA GCACTTCTGTTGTGCGGGATTTCCGCATGGACTTTGACCTCGTGGTACAGATGATCAAGGAGCTGAACGTCCTCGCAGGGGAACCCTTTGTACGGTCCACACCCACGGGGGCGCAGTTGGCACGAAACGATCCCGTGCAACTGAAGCTCTACAGCAATGGCATTGTCATGTTCAACGGACCTTTCCGCTCCTACCAGGAAAACAGCACCCAG CAATGCATGCAGGATCTGATGGAGGGCTATTTCCCATCTGAGCTTCAAGGCAGATTTCCAGATGGTGTACCTTTTGAG GTCCATGACAGACGAGAAGAGGAATTTGTCCTCAGAGCACCATATGATAAATTTCCTGGTAAGGGACAGGCTGTGCGAGAGAAAAAAGAGGAACGTTCAATCAAAGTCAGCTCGCAATTTCCTG GTAAGAGATTAAGAACAAACCAGTTCCTGAACAGGCTGCCAAAAGTTATGGTGAAGGCGGGTCGAGTGATTGACATCAGGGACTCC gGCTCACCTGACACATGCAACAGCTGCTCAGCGATCATTGTCAATACGCCAGCACTGCAAGCAATGGAGGACAG CATGCACACAATCACCTCCGACCGGCCTTTTTCTGCACGCAACATCGTCACACTCAAGGTCAAGTCGGAAGATGGCGATTGCACTTACTTGCTGAATATGGGCATCTCCGAGACAGTAGGTCACCTGAGGCAGCACCTGGACACATATAG GGGGCATAACTTGGCAGGCTATGACATTATCAGCGCATACCCTCAGTGTCACTACCATGATGACTGCCAAGCGCTTGGGTCATGTGGGCTCACAACCAATGCTACTCTTCTTCTGCGAGGaaggaaaaacacaaataaatcatCCATCTAA
- the cep85 gene encoding centrosomal protein of 85 kDa isoform X1, with the protein MTTSQRYIESKPSARFADMEWQTPDMSEKFQSRLGRQPATSDSGDTGLGTSASDSTEDFCSSRSSPSFQPIRSQIQIPTAHVMPSTAGALASKSQANVQEESRSSSTSRTSSGSTSKSSCLSKSASSPNLDAQTSMGSEHSGPKSDCLSRYRSLLNGLDHSLFPTDHTRMDEGQRFDTPAVEPTMNQSALLGSLCPDVRLRLQTTGIRENSDCASEAYRGGVEHNYKVLPEARPGVSIPGVSIPNDPSNPRSSQPAGVYASPLSLQTQALLREHAGTKAYDPLRQDRCGEILGWQQQQQHKQQMDSIRMQVEQMQLSAGVGQYPSLYPTAMHPESGKWDALVKASEGLLKEKELIIERQKQHMTQLEQRLRESELQVHGAFLGRGAPFGDICLLRLQEAQRENAFLRAQFAERTDCAALEKAEAERRLGGVETETRRLTDSLKETCERHTEEMKKQEERIKCRDKHISNLKKKCQKESELKRKNQQRIETLERYLADLPTLEDYQTQNKELQEAEQQAARLQDKVKELEASLEATRSQLQEKDAQLEEQKRRERDLLTTITDMQQRVQQGLEDGARLPSLDIEKLRGENNTLREEQQKFKKVIEKQHRMMEQLGSQIQALEVQISQEENTSRALRADISAKEQNMSELHVAMKEIASQNQDLMEQNLTLEEQMSTNEASSTLQPAGAHLTQRLLKELASCLSDLRSLCSILTQRAQGQDPNLSLLLGLTSTIPMAENDEDWISPEVLHKKLVEAQQLRRDVEELRNVIRDRYAQDMGDNCITQ; encoded by the exons ATTTCTGCAGTTCCAGGAGCAGTCCCTCTTTCCAGCCCATTCGAAGTCAGATCCAGATACCCACGGCACATGTCATGCCATCCACGGCCGGAGCCCTGGCCTCTAAGTCCCAGGCAAACGTCCAGGAAGAGTCCAGATCTTCTTCCACCTCCAGAACATCCAGTGGCTCCACCTCCAAATCTTCCTGTCTCTCCAAATCAGCATCCTCCCCCAACCTGGATGCCCAGACCTCTATGGGAAGCGAGCACTCTGGGCCAAAGTCAGACTGCCTGAGCCGGTATCGAAGCCTTCTTAATGGGCTGGACCACTCGCTTTTCCCCACAGATCACACACGGATGGATGAGGGCCAGAGGTTTGACACGCCTGCCGTGGAACCGACCATGAACCAGTCGGCCTTGTTGGGGAGCTTATGTCCTGATGTCAGACTCCGATTACAGACTACAGGGATTAGAGAGAACTCTGACTGTGCCTCTGAGGCTTACAGAGGAGGCGTGGAGCACAACTATAAAGTTCTTCCAGAGGCCAGGCCTGGAGTTTCCATCCCCGGAGTTTCCATCCCCAACGACCCCTCTAATCCCAGGTCCAGCCAGCCTGCTGGCGTTTATGCAAGCCCTCTTAGCTTACAGACACAGGCTCTGTTGAGGGAACATGCGGGAACCAAAGCGTACGATCCCTTACGCCAGGACCGGTGTGGTGAAATATTGGGctggcagcagcagcaacaacataaGCAACAGATGGACAGCATACGCATGCAAGTAGAACAAATGCAG TTGAGTGCTGGTGTGGGCCAGTACCCGTCTTTGTACCCCACAGCCATGCACCCGGAGTCTGGCAAGTGGGACGCTCTGGTGAAAGCCAGTGAAGGTCTGCTAAAGGAGAAGGAGCTTATAATAGAGCG ACAAAAGCAGCATATGACTCAGTTGGAGCAGCGTCTGAGGGAAAGTGAGCTGCAGGTCCACGGAGCCTTCCTGGGCAGAGGCGCTCCCTTCGGGGATATATGTTTGCTACGGCTACAG GAAGCTCAGAGGGAGAATGCGTTCCTGAGGGCACAATTTGCTGAGCGCACAGACTGTGCCGCCCTGGAGAAGGCAGAGGCCGAGCGGAGGCTGGGCGGAGTGGAGACCGAGACACGCCGACTGACTGACAGCCTGAAGGAGACATGCGAGAGGCATACAGAGGAGATGAAGAAACAGGAAGAGAGG ATTAAGTGTCGAGACAAGCATATCAGCAACCTGAAGAAGAAGTGTCAAAAGGAGTCTGAGCTGAAACGAAAGAATCAGCAGCGCATTGAGACTCTGGAACGCTATCTGGCTGACCTGCCTACCTTAGAGGACTACCAGACccagaacaaagag CTTCAAGAGGCCGAGCAGCAGGCAGCTCGGCTTCAAGATAAGGTAAAAGAGCTGGAAGCCTCTTTAGAGGCGACACGCTCGCAACTTCAAGAAAAGGACGCACAGCTGGAAGAGCAGAAACGAAGGGAGAGAGACCTGCTGACCACCATTACTGA TATGCAGCAGCGGGTGCAACAGGGCCTTGAAGATGGAGCCCGACTGCCCTCTCTGGACATTGAGAAGCTCAGAGGCGAGAACAATACTTTAAGAGAAGAGCAGCAAAAATTTAAGAAG GTTATTGAGAAGCAACATAGGATGATGGAGCAACTTGGTTCTCAGATCCAG GCCTTGGAGGTGCAGATATCTCAGGAAGAGAACACTTCCCGAGCTCTGAGAGCAGATATATCGGCCAAAGAGCAGAACATGTCTGAGCTCCACGTAGCCATGAAAGAG ATCGCTTCCCAAAACCAGGACCTGATGGAGCAGAACCTGACCCTGGAGGAGCAGATGAGCACGAATGAGGCCTCCTCGACTCTGCAGCCAGCTGGTGCTCACCTGACACAGAGGCTCCTCAAGGAGCTCGCTTCCTGCCTCAGCGATTTACGCTCCCTGTGCAGCATTTTGACGCAAAGGGCTCAGGGACAAGACCCCAACCTCTCCCTGCTGCTAGGTCTCACGT caACCATACCAATGGCGGAGAACGATGAGGACTGGATAAGTCCAGAGGTGCTACACAAAAAGCTGGTCGAAGCACAACAGCTCCGTCGTGATGTGGAGGAGTTACGTAACGTAATACGGGACCGCTACGCACAAGACATGGGCGATAACTGCATCACCCAATAG
- the cep85 gene encoding centrosomal protein of 85 kDa isoform X2: MPSTAGALASKSQANVQEESRSSSTSRTSSGSTSKSSCLSKSASSPNLDAQTSMGSEHSGPKSDCLSRYRSLLNGLDHSLFPTDHTRMDEGQRFDTPAVEPTMNQSALLGSLCPDVRLRLQTTGIRENSDCASEAYRGGVEHNYKVLPEARPGVSIPGVSIPNDPSNPRSSQPAGVYASPLSLQTQALLREHAGTKAYDPLRQDRCGEILGWQQQQQHKQQMDSIRMQVEQMQLSAGVGQYPSLYPTAMHPESGKWDALVKASEGLLKEKELIIERQKQHMTQLEQRLRESELQVHGAFLGRGAPFGDICLLRLQEAQRENAFLRAQFAERTDCAALEKAEAERRLGGVETETRRLTDSLKETCERHTEEMKKQEERIKCRDKHISNLKKKCQKESELKRKNQQRIETLERYLADLPTLEDYQTQNKELQEAEQQAARLQDKVKELEASLEATRSQLQEKDAQLEEQKRRERDLLTTITDMQQRVQQGLEDGARLPSLDIEKLRGENNTLREEQQKFKKVIEKQHRMMEQLGSQIQALEVQISQEENTSRALRADISAKEQNMSELHVAMKEIASQNQDLMEQNLTLEEQMSTNEASSTLQPAGAHLTQRLLKELASCLSDLRSLCSILTQRAQGQDPNLSLLLGLTSTIPMAENDEDWISPEVLHKKLVEAQQLRRDVEELRNVIRDRYAQDMGDNCITQ; this comes from the exons ATGCCATCCACGGCCGGAGCCCTGGCCTCTAAGTCCCAGGCAAACGTCCAGGAAGAGTCCAGATCTTCTTCCACCTCCAGAACATCCAGTGGCTCCACCTCCAAATCTTCCTGTCTCTCCAAATCAGCATCCTCCCCCAACCTGGATGCCCAGACCTCTATGGGAAGCGAGCACTCTGGGCCAAAGTCAGACTGCCTGAGCCGGTATCGAAGCCTTCTTAATGGGCTGGACCACTCGCTTTTCCCCACAGATCACACACGGATGGATGAGGGCCAGAGGTTTGACACGCCTGCCGTGGAACCGACCATGAACCAGTCGGCCTTGTTGGGGAGCTTATGTCCTGATGTCAGACTCCGATTACAGACTACAGGGATTAGAGAGAACTCTGACTGTGCCTCTGAGGCTTACAGAGGAGGCGTGGAGCACAACTATAAAGTTCTTCCAGAGGCCAGGCCTGGAGTTTCCATCCCCGGAGTTTCCATCCCCAACGACCCCTCTAATCCCAGGTCCAGCCAGCCTGCTGGCGTTTATGCAAGCCCTCTTAGCTTACAGACACAGGCTCTGTTGAGGGAACATGCGGGAACCAAAGCGTACGATCCCTTACGCCAGGACCGGTGTGGTGAAATATTGGGctggcagcagcagcaacaacataaGCAACAGATGGACAGCATACGCATGCAAGTAGAACAAATGCAG TTGAGTGCTGGTGTGGGCCAGTACCCGTCTTTGTACCCCACAGCCATGCACCCGGAGTCTGGCAAGTGGGACGCTCTGGTGAAAGCCAGTGAAGGTCTGCTAAAGGAGAAGGAGCTTATAATAGAGCG ACAAAAGCAGCATATGACTCAGTTGGAGCAGCGTCTGAGGGAAAGTGAGCTGCAGGTCCACGGAGCCTTCCTGGGCAGAGGCGCTCCCTTCGGGGATATATGTTTGCTACGGCTACAG GAAGCTCAGAGGGAGAATGCGTTCCTGAGGGCACAATTTGCTGAGCGCACAGACTGTGCCGCCCTGGAGAAGGCAGAGGCCGAGCGGAGGCTGGGCGGAGTGGAGACCGAGACACGCCGACTGACTGACAGCCTGAAGGAGACATGCGAGAGGCATACAGAGGAGATGAAGAAACAGGAAGAGAGG ATTAAGTGTCGAGACAAGCATATCAGCAACCTGAAGAAGAAGTGTCAAAAGGAGTCTGAGCTGAAACGAAAGAATCAGCAGCGCATTGAGACTCTGGAACGCTATCTGGCTGACCTGCCTACCTTAGAGGACTACCAGACccagaacaaagag CTTCAAGAGGCCGAGCAGCAGGCAGCTCGGCTTCAAGATAAGGTAAAAGAGCTGGAAGCCTCTTTAGAGGCGACACGCTCGCAACTTCAAGAAAAGGACGCACAGCTGGAAGAGCAGAAACGAAGGGAGAGAGACCTGCTGACCACCATTACTGA TATGCAGCAGCGGGTGCAACAGGGCCTTGAAGATGGAGCCCGACTGCCCTCTCTGGACATTGAGAAGCTCAGAGGCGAGAACAATACTTTAAGAGAAGAGCAGCAAAAATTTAAGAAG GTTATTGAGAAGCAACATAGGATGATGGAGCAACTTGGTTCTCAGATCCAG GCCTTGGAGGTGCAGATATCTCAGGAAGAGAACACTTCCCGAGCTCTGAGAGCAGATATATCGGCCAAAGAGCAGAACATGTCTGAGCTCCACGTAGCCATGAAAGAG ATCGCTTCCCAAAACCAGGACCTGATGGAGCAGAACCTGACCCTGGAGGAGCAGATGAGCACGAATGAGGCCTCCTCGACTCTGCAGCCAGCTGGTGCTCACCTGACACAGAGGCTCCTCAAGGAGCTCGCTTCCTGCCTCAGCGATTTACGCTCCCTGTGCAGCATTTTGACGCAAAGGGCTCAGGGACAAGACCCCAACCTCTCCCTGCTGCTAGGTCTCACGT caACCATACCAATGGCGGAGAACGATGAGGACTGGATAAGTCCAGAGGTGCTACACAAAAAGCTGGTCGAAGCACAACAGCTCCGTCGTGATGTGGAGGAGTTACGTAACGTAATACGGGACCGCTACGCACAAGACATGGGCGATAACTGCATCACCCAATAG